Genomic segment of Microthrixaceae bacterium:
GCCCCCGACCGTTCCCCTCACCGTTGAACCGCGACGGGACCCGAAGAACCTCGGCGCCCACTACGACTCGGACTGGGCCCGCCGGATGCCGGCCCGCTACGGCCGGTACTTGCTCACCGAAGGCGTCCTGCGTGCCGTGGTCGCCGGTCTCGCCCAGCCTGAGCGTCGCGGGCTCGACCGCCTGGCCGACCTGGACGGACCGGTCATCTTCGCGGCCAACCACCACAGCCACCTCGACGCTGGCCTGCTGATCACCTCGCTTCCCGAGCCCCACCGCCACCAGGTCTTCGCGGCCGCGGCGGCGGACTACTTCTTCGATTCGAAGATCAAGGCCACGGCCTCGGCCCTGGTGCTGAACGCCATCCCCATCGAGCGCACCAAGGTCAACCGCCGATCCGCTGAACAGGCCGCCGAGCTGATCGACCGGGGCTGGTCCATGGTGATCTTCCCCGAGGGCGGACGCTCCCCCGACGGCTGGGGCCAACCCTTTAGAGGTGGCGCCGCCTACCTGTCGATCCGCTGCGGCGTCCCGATCGTGCCCGTACACCTGGCCGGCACCGGCAGGATCCCGCCCAAGGGCAAGAACCGGCCGAAGCCGGGCCGCACCGTCGTCACCTTCGGCAAACCGTTGATCCCCGGTGAGGGCGAGCGGTCCCAGACGCTGGCCGACCGCCTGGAGCGGGCGGTGGCGGCCTTGGCCGACGAGGCGACCACCGACTGGTACTCAGCTAGGCGCCGAGCCGCCGCCGGTGAGACCCCGGTGCTGGGTGCACCCACCGAGGGCGCTTGGCGCAAGGCGTGGGCCTTGTCCGCTCAACGCAAGCGGCCCCGAACCACCACCAAGGCTTGGCCCGAGCTCTGACCAACCCGCCGATCAGTCGGCGGAGGAGTCACCGGGTGCCATCGGCGAGCCCACTCCCGGTGTCACCAGCAGGCGTAGGAGAAGTGGTGCCGGATCGTGTCGTCTCGGGTGACTAGACGCGCTCCGGCCGCTACCGCCTGAGCGACGATCAGCCGGTCAAAGGGGTCACGAGTCCAGGAAAGACCGCGGGCGATCGAGGCGACGTTCCCGAACGGCTCGTCACACTCACGCAGGTCGATGGACCTGCGTAGCTCCGACAGGATCTCAGCAGGATCGATCTCGAGCCGCCCAACCTCGCACAGGTAGGTGAGCTCGAGCCCGACCATAGGAGAGACCTCCAAGCAGTCCTCTTCAATCATGTCCCTGGCACTCTCGGAAAGCCTTGCGTGCTCACCGGTGACGAGCCACACCACGACATGTGTGTCCAGGTGGGTCAGGGTCGCCACGCGTCCGACCAGTCGCTGTGGACGAGGTCGTCGGGGTCCCCGATGATGACCCCGAGCGCCCTAATCCGGTCGAGCCGTGACGTGGGTTCCTCATCGGGCACGATCCGCAGCGTTCGTCCGCCACGAATGATCTCCACCGGCTGCCCCGTGGCCAGTACCTCATCGAGGATCCGGTACACGTTCGCACGCAGCTTGGAGGCGGTTATGGCCATAGGTACGAGAATAGCACGTACGTGCGATAGCAGCGCGTACGTACGCCTCCTGGTGTGTTCGGGTGTGGATTATGGAAGGCATGCCAAGAAGTCGGCCGAGGAGGTCGACGGGGGATGGCTTGGCCTCATCCCCGGGCGCGGCGAGGTCGCACTGCACCGTCAACACGAATGTGTTCCCGACGAAATCACCAGAGCGGACACCGTCGGAGCTTTGGCTACTGGGTGGTGGTCGACGTCGAATCCGAGATGTCTGACCCTGTGGGTGCCGTAGTCGAAGACCTCGGTGCCGACGACGTAATGGTGGTGGTGGTGGTGCGGTCCTGTTCCTGGCACTTGGTCAGAGCGGCGCGGGTCAGGTCGTAGGGGTCGTCGTCTCGGTCGGGGTCGTCACGAGGTCCCGACCCCTGGCCGCCCTCGACCAGACGTATCAGGTCCTCGTCGGGCAGGTTCTTCAACAGCGCATCGCTGACACAACGCGACAGATCAGGCGACAGGCCCGAGTCCTCGAACGCCTGGACCAGTTCGCCACGACCGGGTACGTCGGCCCCACACCCGGTCAGCCCCAGCACGGCGGGGATCAGCCCCGCAGCCACCAGCAGCCCTCCGAGGAAACGCCCACGCCTGAACATCTCGGCGACAATACCGGGCACCAACCAGCTCTCCGTCGTCGCCGTAGTCGGACCCCCCGGAGCACCACCCGCCTAGGCCGACTCAGCGATGCCCGGATTCATGACATCTGCCAAACGATGGCAATCGCGGTGGACTGCTGACCGCAGCTACCGAGCAAGACGTCGGCGCAGTTCCACGTGGACCTCGGGGCCGAGGATTCGTTCCAGGGCGGGAGCCAACGAGTCGATCACCGGCTCATCGCCCACATAGGCCAACTCCCCTTCGGTACAACACCAGTGCATGGGGTCGCCGTCGTCACCCCAGTCGGCCCGAGACCAAGCCCGCACGGTGGCCTGCTCTCGACCATCGGGCCGGTCGACCCAGTCGACCTTAACGGGCAGTTGCCAACACACCGACGGCTTCCAATCCAAGGGTGACTCGCCGTCGTCGACGGCCGCGATGTGCAGGGCACAGCCCTCACCACCGGTGAAGCCCGGCCGGTTGAGGAACACACAGGCCCCGTCCACCACCCGGGTGAAGGTCCTGGTCTCATCGGCGAAGACCCCACCCTCGGCGGCGGTCCGATGGAACTGGAATCGGGCCGGATCAAGGGTGGCGGCCAGACCCGAAACCGTCGCCGCCTCCTCCTCTCCGTCGAGATGTGCACCCACCGAACAGCATCCCTGGTTCAGCTCCGGTGCCGGTTCGGCCAATATTCCCAGACATCCCCGACCCCAGATGCAGGCCCAGTTGGAGGTCACGAACTCTCGGTCGATCAACCAGACCGTATCGCCGGTCTCGATCTGCTCATATCGGTGCAGATCGCGGTTGTGGGTGCCGACCTCGGCCCCGGAAGGATCAGAGCTGGGGTCAGCGGTCACCGGTCGAGGTTAGGTCGACACGCCGACCACGTCCGTCGTCCGGGCCCCACGAGGCGACCTCAAACGGTCAGGCCCTGATCAGGATCGGCTGGGTTAGATCGATGTACTCGTCGACGGTCTGGAGCCTGGTCCACTCCTCGAACTGGCGGGCCAGAGAGTCGGGCATGGCGTCCTTCTCTCGCCGCCGCGCCTCGTTCTCGCTGGAGAAGTAGGCCACCGCGGCATAGGCACCGTCGGAGAAGTAGGCGGTGGTGGTACCGAGCAGGTCCGGCCGGAGCTCGGGCAGCAGATCTTCCATCTCGTGCTCCAACGCCACGGCGCGGTCACGGTCGGTGACGTGGCCTTCCATCACCTGCACGAAGCCCGCCTTCTGGGCGTCGCCGTTGCGCATTTCGACCACGTCGTCGGTCTCGTGGAAGGTGACATTGCCGTCGAGGCACGCTTCCATCTCCGTCCACCAAGCCGACTGCTCGGGCCGGGCGGCGTTGGCCTGTGCCGCATCTCGATCCACGAACCGAGCCATGACCACGAACCGACCATCGCTGGCGACGCCACCGGTCGAGCCGATGTAACCGTGCGCCCCTGGCCGCAGGTCGCGCTCCCAACGATCTACAAGCGCTGCCACCCGGTCGGGCTGGTCGGTATGGCTTTCGATCACCTGAACGAACATCTCAACACCCCTGAATGGTCCGGCCCCCCCGTAGTCACGGTGCGCCCGAGACCTCTTACCGTCAACCCCGGACCGGCTGCCCGCACCGCGCCCTACCATCGGAGCGCTGTGGTCGTGAACGGTGAGTCGATGAACCTGGGAGACCGGCTGGGCGACAAGCCCGGAGTAGACGCCGCCGTCGACCTCTTCTTGGAGTGGGCCGCAGATCTGAACCTCGAGCTTTACCCCCACCAGGAGGAAGCACTTCTGGCCGTGGCGTCTGGTGATCACGTGATCGTGAACACCCCCACCGGCTCGGGCAAGAGCCTGATCGCCGCCGCCGCCCACACCGTCGCCATGGCCCGGGGTG
This window contains:
- a CDS encoding type II toxin-antitoxin system Phd/YefM family antitoxin → MAITASKLRANVYRILDEVLATGQPVEIIRGGRTLRIVPDEEPTSRLDRIRALGVIIGDPDDLVHSDWSDAWRP
- a CDS encoding 1-acyl-sn-glycerol-3-phosphate acyltransferase — encoded protein: MADRKGLEKLAAAYEDTVRKVPRPRDLVSKASFPYAPPTVPLTVEPRRDPKNLGAHYDSDWARRMPARYGRYLLTEGVLRAVVAGLAQPERRGLDRLADLDGPVIFAANHHSHLDAGLLITSLPEPHRHQVFAAAAADYFFDSKIKATASALVLNAIPIERTKVNRRSAEQAAELIDRGWSMVIFPEGGRSPDGWGQPFRGGAAYLSIRCGVPIVPVHLAGTGRIPPKGKNRPKPGRTVVTFGKPLIPGEGERSQTLADRLERAVAALADEATTDWYSARRRAAAGETPVLGAPTEGAWRKAWALSAQRKRPRTTTKAWPEL
- a CDS encoding type II toxin-antitoxin system VapC family toxin, with translation MATLTHLDTHVVVWLVTGEHARLSESARDMIEEDCLEVSPMVGLELTYLCEVGRLEIDPAEILSELRRSIDLRECDEPFGNVASIARGLSWTRDPFDRLIVAQAVAAGARLVTRDDTIRHHFSYACW